Proteins from a single region of Harpia harpyja isolate bHarHar1 chromosome 14, bHarHar1 primary haplotype, whole genome shotgun sequence:
- the ISL2 gene encoding insulin gene enhancer protein ISL-2, with the protein MVDILLPRPLPGAMGEPSKRRPGLALCAGCGGRIQDPFLLRVSPDLEWHVACLKCAECGQPLDETCTCFLRDGKAYCKRDYSRLFGIKCAQCRAAFSSSDLVMRARDHVYHLECFRCAACGRQLLPGDQFCLRERDLLCRADHGPTPDGSAAAARGPRSPALPPPAAHLAEPVPGRPPAPRPPAHKAAEKTTRVRTVLNEKQLHTLRTCYAANPRPDALMKEQLVEMTGLSPRVIRVWFQNKRCKDKKKSILMKQLQQQQHSDKTSLQGLTGTPLVAGSPIRHESAVQGSAVEVQTYQPPWKALSEFALQSDLEQPAAFQQLVSFSESGSLGTSSGSDVTSLSSQLPDTPNSMVPSPAET; encoded by the exons ATGGTGGACATCCTCCTCCCGCGGCCGCTCCCGGGCGCCATGGGGGAGCCCTCCAAGA GGCGGCCGGGGCTGGCCCTGTgcgcgggctgcgggggccgcATCCAGGACCCCTTCCTGCTGCGGGTGTCGCCGGATCTGGAGTGGCACGTCGCCTGCCTCAAGTGCGCCGAGTGCGGGCAGCCCCTGGACGAGACCTGCACATGCTTCCTGCGCGACGGCAAGGCCTACTGCAAGCGGGATTACAGCAG GCTCTTCGGCATCAAGTGCGCCCAGTGCCGGGCGGCCTTCAGCAGCAGCGACCTGGTGATGCGCGCCCGCGACCACGTCTACCACCTGGAGTGCTTCCGCTGCGCCGCCTGCGGCCGCCAGCTCCTGCCCGGCGACCAGTTCTGCCTGCGGGAGCGCGACCTGCTCTGCCGCGCCGACCACGGGCCGACCCCCgacggctccgccgccgccgcccgcggcccgCGCAGCCCGGCGCTGCCACCGCCCGCCGCCCACCTGGCAG AGCCGGTGCccgggcggccgcccgccccgcggccgccggcgcaCAAGGCGGCGGAGAAGACCACCCGCGTGAGGACGGTGCTGAACGAGAAGCAGCTGCACACGCTGCGGACCTGCTACGCCGCCAACCCGCGCCCCGACGCCCTGATGAAGGAGCAGCTGGTGGAGATGACGGGGCTCAGCCCCCGCGTCATCCGCGTCTGGTTCCAGAACAAGCGCTGCAAGGACAAGAAGAAGTCCATCCTCAtgaagcagctccagcagcagcagcacagcgacAAGACG AGCCTGCAGGGCCTCACCGGGACGCCGCTGGTGGCCGGCAGCCCCATCCGCCACGAGAGTGCCGTGCAGGGCAGCGCCGTGGAGGTCCAGACCTACCAGCCGCCCTGGAAGGCGCTCAGCGAGTTCGCCCTGCAGAGCGACCTGGAGCAACCCGCCGCCTTCCAGCAGCTG gtctccTTCTCCGAGTCCGGCTCCTTGGGCACCTCCTCCGGCAGCGACGTGACTTCGCTGTCTTCCCAGCTCCCCGACACCCCCAACAGCATGGTGCCCAGCCCGGCCGAGACGTGA